From the genome of Corallococcus macrosporus DSM 14697:
GCGGCGAGCGCTGGAGGAGGGCCACGGCCGCGTCCGCCATGATGTCGGGCGCGCGGGCCCGCTGCATCGACGCGTCCCCCCCGAGCAGGTTCTGCACCGCCACCGTGGCGATGAGCGTCCGGGGCCAGAGCGTGTTCGCCGCGATGCCGGCCTCCGCGAACTCCGCGGCCCAGCCGAGCGTGAGCAGCGTCATCCCGTACTTCGCCATCGTGTACGCCGGGTGCAGCCCCATCCAGCGCGGCGCCAGGTTGATGGGCGGAGAGAGCGACAGGATGTGTGGGCGCGGCGCGCGGCGCAGGTGCGGCAACGCGGCGCGCGTGAGGAGGAAGGTCCCCCGGAGCTGAACCTGCTGCATCAAGTCGAAGCGCTTGAGCGGCAGCTCCTCCGTCTTCAGCGGCGCCAGCGCGCTGGCGTTGTTCACGCAGAAGTCGATGCCGCCAAAGCGCGCCACCGCCTCGTCCACGGCGCGCTGCACGTCCGCTTCCTCGCGCACGTCGCCCACCACCGCCAGCGCCTGGCCACCCGCGTCCTGGATGGCCTGCGCCGCCGTGTGCACGGTGCCGGGCAGCCGGGGGGCAGGTGTGTCTGTCTTTGCCAGCAGCACGACGTTGGCGCCCAGCCGCCCGGCGGCCACGCCCATGGCCAGCCCGATGCCGCGGCTGCCCCCCGACATCAGCAGCGTCCGTCCGGCCAGTGGCCTGGCGGCGGTCATCACGTGTCCTTGCCCTTCCGGGGCCCGGGCTTCGCCGCCGGTCCGGGCCGCGGGTGGAGGTGGGGGAAGACGTCACGGATGATGGTGATGAGCGACTCACTCAGCAGCAGGTGCGCGTCCTCGCGTGACAGCGTGCCGCCGCGAATCCATTCGCGAATGGTGGACTTCACCATGCCGCCGTAGGAGCGCATCATCGCGCGGTGCCGCGCGTCGCTGCCCACCTCCACCTTGAGGCCGAGGAACTCGAGCGTCTTCGCGGCGGCCACGTCGTCCGCCTGGGCGAGGATGCGCTCCACCTCCGGGTCCGCGATGCTCCCCGCGCCCGTGACGGCCACGTACGTCTTGCCATGGGTGGCCACGGTGTCGAGGTACCACTCGACGCTGCGCTCCACGCGTTGCCGCAACGTGCCGGTCGCGCTCACCTTCTCCTCCAGTCCGGGCATGAGCAGCATCCTCTTCACGACCTTCAGGTAGAGGTCGCGCTTCTGGCCGAAGTAGTGGTTGAGCAGCCCCCGGGCCACGCCCGCCTCGCGGGCGATGTCCGTGGTGGAGACCTCCGCGTAGGGACGCTCACCGAACAGCCGCATGGCGCACTCGAGAATCTGCTCCCGGCGCGCGTCGGGCTCCAACCGCTTCCAGCGAGGGGCATCGGACGGGCTCATCGCGTCACCTCCCGCCACGGCAGGAACGGGGGCAGGTCATTCGCGAGGGTCCGGGAGAACCGGGGAGGGCGCTTTTGCATGAAGGCCATGACCCCTTCTAGCGCGTCCGCGCTCCGGCCCAGACTCGCGATGAGCTGACTGTCCAACTGGAACGCGGGCTCCGGGGAGGGCAGCGCGCTCATCTGGTAGAGCGCCTGCCGGATGACGGCCACGGACACGGGGGCCGTGGTCTCCACCAGCTCCCGGGCCAGCGCCTTCGCGGCGTCCAGCACCGCGTCCGGCTCGTGGAGGGAGCGGACCAGGCCCGCGCCCAGCGCCTCGTCGGCGGGAATCAGCCGGCCGCTCACCATCCAGTCGAGCGCGCGGCCCAGGCCGACGAGGCGGGGCAGGAACCAGGTGGAGCCCGCCTCCGGGTAGATGCCGCGCCGGCTGAAGACGAAGCCGAAGCGGCTGTCCTTCGAGGCCAGGCGGAAGTCCGCGGGCAGCAGCATCGTGGAGCCCACGCCCACGGCGGCGCCCCGCACGGCGGCGATGACGGGCTTGCGCATGGCGAACATCCGCCGCGTCACGCGCGTGGCGGGCTCCACCCACGCGCCCTCGGGGACCTCCGTGTTCGTCACCTCCAGCGAGTGGCCGCTCAGGTCCGCGCCCACGCAGAAGTCCCTGCCCGCGCCCGTGAGGATGACGACGCGCACGTCCTCATCCGCGTCGGCCGCGGCGAGCCCCGCGTCGAGCTCGTCCGCCATGGTCACCGTGAAACCATTCCGCGCTTCGGGCCGGTGCAGCTCGAATGTGGCGACCCGGTCCGACACCGACGACCGGATGTGCTGGTAGGTCATGGAGGATGCCCCGTTGCTGCAGTGAGGGTGATGTTGGGCACTTATTGGCGAAGTGTCAATAGTGAGAACCACCTGGATTCCCAAACACTTCCAACGTGTTGCGTCATCCTTTCGCGCTGCGTCGGTGGTGAAGTGCATGTCTTTGCAGTCGCTGTAAAAAGCCGCCATGGCTGATTTTGAGGTTATTCGGGATAGCGCCGATAATGAGCGGTTCCGGAACCCAGGTCGTGGGCCGGAAACCCGTCGTCGTGGAGACACCATGAACCTGTTTTCGAAGACGCTGTTCGTGAGCGCCGCGGCTGTGCTGACACTCGCCCCGATGTCCGCTTCGGCCCTGCCCCCGGATTGCGACGTGCAGTGTGAGGGCACGCCGCCCTGCTGGCTCGTCTGCGCCGTTCCCTGGGGGATGCGGGTCATCACCTGTGAGCAGTGGATCAACGATTACGCGCTGGGTGGCACGTGCACGCCCGACGCGCAGGATCCCTACGAGGAGGAGGAGCTGTCGTCGGTGGAGCCGCGCCAAGGCGACATGCCCGGCATGGCGTCCGCCTGCCACAGCACACCTGAGCTGACGAGCGCGCGGTAGACGTCCCTCTGGCAGTCCCCCTCTCACGCATCCTGGCGTGGGAGGGGGACTGGGCGGAGCGGCCTCCGCCCGCCGCTTTTCTCTCGCCGCCACGTGGACGCACGACGTCCTCTGGAGCGCCCATGAGACCTCGTCTCCTGCCGTGGTGCCCGCTGCTCCTTCTCTGGCTGGGCGCGGCGTGCGCGGCCCAGACGCCGCTGATGCGGGCATGGGACGCGGTGGACACGGCCGCCTGTGCGTCTCCAGGCGACGACCACTGCGTGGTGCTCGGCTGCGAGGAAGGCCTGTGCGGCTTCTTCCCTTGCGAGGACGTGCTCGGCGCCGAAGACACGGCTGACGCGTCCGTGGACAGGGACGCGCCCGTCGCGGGGCAGGTGCTCGCCATGCGTCCGGGCTTCCCCATGGGCCCCGCCAGGCCCGGACGGTGGTGGCGCAGGGCCCCCTGGCTGCGTAACGGCGCCGAACCGGTGATGACGTTCCGCTGGTACCCGGAGCGTCCGCCACTCCGACCACCGCCCGCCCTGCCCGCGCCACGGATGCAGAAGCACCACCTGTTTCCCCAGGCCAGCGACCTGGCGGTGTGGTTCACGGATCGTGGCATCAACATCCACGACTACACGATGCTCATCCCCACCCATGTCCACCGTCGCATCCATGGCGGCGGCGCTTCCGGAGGACTGTGGAATGAAGCGTGGCGCCAGTTCATCGAAACGCGAGGCAACAGGGTGCCCAAGAACGAAATCTTCCGGTATGCCGGTGAGCTCATCTACCGCTTCGAACTCACAGGGCCCGTCAGCCCCTACTTCCGGCGGGTTCCATGACGGTCAACACCGAGACTGGCGTGGGCATCTACAGAGTCGAGGCATCCAGGACATCGAGCTACACGGGTAACCTGCGTGCCACACATCGATGGAGCCTGCCCGGGCTCGCGGACTGTCCTGGTTGCGGCGCGACCTGGGGCGTTGCTGGGCTCCACTATCCCTGCGTGGACCTGTCATCGCTCCCAGCAAGGCATGAGTACGAACAGTCGCGCCCCGAGCCATATGCCGAATGGGCGCGACTGCGCGACCAGGTACGCCCCTTCATTCCTTCTGGGTTCATCTTGCTACCGGGGACCCGGTTCGGCCCGATGGCCGGACGCGCAACCGGCACCTTCGGCCCGCTCCATCTGCAAACCTGGACGCTGAACCTTGGCCGTGACGCCTTCGAACAACTGCAGCAAGCGGGGGTGCAGGGCCTGAGTGGATGTCCCATTCAACTGCGGGGAAGCGGAGAGTCTCCGCCCGAGCGCATCGAGCTGCAACTCACACCATGCGGGCGATTCCACCCGGATTGCCTTCCGCCAGGACGCAAGCCGCCCTGTCCCATGTGCGGCGTCGAGGACTACGACCTCCCCGACCCCTACCACCTCGACGCGGCGTCTCTCCCCACTCAGGTGGACATCTTCCGCCTCGCGGACTGGACAACCATCATCCTGGCCACGCAGCGCTTCGTCGACGCGGTCCAGCACCTGGAGCTCGACGGCGTCACCTTCCGCCCGGTCCAGGTCCGCTGACGCGCGGCTGCACGTCGCTGACAGGCACCCAGAGCGCCGGGCATGCGGGGAAGGCCCGGGGACACCTCACATCTTCAGCCTGGATGCGGCC
Proteins encoded in this window:
- a CDS encoding TIGR02269 family lipoprotein, with the protein product MRPRLLPWCPLLLLWLGAACAAQTPLMRAWDAVDTAACASPGDDHCVVLGCEEGLCGFFPCEDVLGAEDTADASVDRDAPVAGQVLAMRPGFPMGPARPGRWWRRAPWLRNGAEPVMTFRWYPERPPLRPPPALPAPRMQKHHLFPQASDLAVWFTDRGINIHDYTMLIPTHVHRRIHGGGASGGLWNEAWRQFIETRGNRVPKNEIFRYAGELIYRFELTGPVSPYFRRVP
- a CDS encoding double-CXXCG motif protein — its product is MTVNTETGVGIYRVEASRTSSYTGNLRATHRWSLPGLADCPGCGATWGVAGLHYPCVDLSSLPARHEYEQSRPEPYAEWARLRDQVRPFIPSGFILLPGTRFGPMAGRATGTFGPLHLQTWTLNLGRDAFEQLQQAGVQGLSGCPIQLRGSGESPPERIELQLTPCGRFHPDCLPPGRKPPCPMCGVEDYDLPDPYHLDAASLPTQVDIFRLADWTTIILATQRFVDAVQHLELDGVTFRPVQVR
- a CDS encoding TetR/AcrR family transcriptional regulator; its protein translation is MSPSDAPRWKRLEPDARREQILECAMRLFGERPYAEVSTTDIAREAGVARGLLNHYFGQKRDLYLKVVKRMLLMPGLEEKVSATGTLRQRVERSVEWYLDTVATHGKTYVAVTGAGSIADPEVERILAQADDVAAAKTLEFLGLKVEVGSDARHRAMMRSYGGMVKSTIREWIRGGTLSREDAHLLLSESLITIIRDVFPHLHPRPGPAAKPGPRKGKDT
- a CDS encoding enoyl-CoA hydratase-related protein, producing MTYQHIRSSVSDRVATFELHRPEARNGFTVTMADELDAGLAAADADEDVRVVILTGAGRDFCVGADLSGHSLEVTNTEVPEGAWVEPATRVTRRMFAMRKPVIAAVRGAAVGVGSTMLLPADFRLASKDSRFGFVFSRRGIYPEAGSTWFLPRLVGLGRALDWMVSGRLIPADEALGAGLVRSLHEPDAVLDAAKALARELVETTAPVSVAVIRQALYQMSALPSPEPAFQLDSQLIASLGRSADALEGVMAFMQKRPPRFSRTLANDLPPFLPWREVTR
- a CDS encoding SDR family oxidoreductase, with protein sequence MTAARPLAGRTLLMSGGSRGIGLAMGVAAGRLGANVVLLAKTDTPAPRLPGTVHTAAQAIQDAGGQALAVVGDVREEADVQRAVDEAVARFGGIDFCVNNASALAPLKTEELPLKRFDLMQQVQLRGTFLLTRAALPHLRRAPRPHILSLSPPINLAPRWMGLHPAYTMAKYGMTLLTLGWAAEFAEAGIAANTLWPRTLIATVAVQNLLGGDASMQRARAPDIMADAAVALLQRSPRDCTGQSFIDEDVLRAEGISDFSGYGGGPDVLLDLYVDP